TTTCTGATTTGTGGCTTGCCTTGCTGTGCTGCACCAACTTCTGAAGTCGTTGCCCAAGCACCTTTTGGGGTTGCAGATGAGCGCTGAATGCCTGTGTTCATGTAGGCATTGTTGTCATAGCAAACATAAACCATGTCGTGTCCGCGCTCCATTGCACCTGACAAAGACTGAAGGCCGATGTCATAGGTGCCACCGTCACCGCCAAATGCCACAAACTTGCACTTTTTATTCTCAGGAATTTTTCCCGCGCGCTGCATTGCTTTGAACGCAGCTTCAACACCAGAAACCGTCGCTGCTGAGTTTTCAAACGCATTATGAATAAAAGGCACATTCCAAGCGTTATATGGATAAATCGTAGTCGAGACTTCCAAGCAACCAGTTGCACAGCCAACTACTGGTTGGCAATCCTCTGGCACGCCCATGAGCACCTGACGAACACACATTGAAGCGCCACATCCAGCACACAAGCGATGGCCTGGAGCAAGTCTTTCAGGAAGTTGAGAAAGTTCTTTCAAATTAGCCATTATTCTTCCCCTTTCTCATCCATGTATCCAATAAATTTAAGAGTACCGCTTTCAGTCCCGTTGTCTCTCAAATCTTGTGCCTCAGAAATGATTTGGCGAACAAGCTTTTCAGTAAAGTCAAGACCACCAAGGCCAAAGACATAATTCTTGAATGGAACATTAACGCCTGCTGCAAAAAGAGCCGATGCGACATCTGCACCAAGTGGTGCAAAATGGTCACCAATGCTGTCAGCACGGTCGAGAACAACCACGCTGCATTTGCGAGCATCTGCAACTTGCTTGATGGCATTAACAATAATCTCATCAGGGAAAGGACGATAAACGCGAGGACGAATTACGCCAACATTAACGCCTTCCTCACGAAGAATCCTTGCAACATGACGGACATTGCCGCCAGCCGAACCAAGAACGACAACGAGAATGTCAGCATCCTCGCATCCCCAACAATCGACAAGGTCGAATGGACGACCAGTTATTTCTGCCCACTCTTTGCCATATTTCTCAATAATTGGAAGAGCGGCGCGTGATGTGTCACGAAGTACTTTGCGTGTCTTCATGTATGAAGAACCGTTAGCAAAAAGACCATGACCCACAGGCTCAGAAGATGTGAGCAGTCCGTTTTCTCCTACATAGTCGCCAACGAAATTCTTGACTGTTTCATCGTCTTCTTTAACGCAATATTGCATTGCATGAGAAGTAGTGAATCCGTCAAGCGTTGTCATTACAGGCAAATGAACGTCTCTATCTTCCGCAATTGGAAAAGAAATGATTGAGTTGTCATATGCCTCTTGAGCAGTCTCTGCAAAAAACATAATCCAACCTGCGTCGCGCGCACCCATAACGTCGGAATGGTCGCCGTGAATGTTAATTGGTGCTGAAAGCGCACGATTTGCATTCGCCATGACGATTGGAAGTCTCATGCCGGAAGCGATGTAGAGTTCTTCCCACATGAGAGCTAATCCCTGAGAAGCAGTTGCAGTTGCCACTCGAGCACCAGCTGCAGAAGCACCAACACAGGCACTCATAGCTGAATGCTCAGATTCAACAGTAACAAACTCAGTGTGCACGAGTCCATTGGCCACAAACTTCGCATATCCCTCAACAATAGTGGTTTGAGGGGTGATAGGGTATGCAGCCATTACATCGGGATCAACCTGACGGAATGCCTCAGCAATCATCTGGTTGCCAGTAGCTGAAAATGGTTGTGAAGTTGCCATTATTCGTCTCCTTTCGCCAGAGCCTCAGATTCTTTAATGATTGAGAGTGCATCAAATTTGCATTCATGAACACAAACGCCGCATCCTTTGCAGTGGTCGTAATCAATACCAATCATTTCTCCGTCTTTCACTTGAATTGATGAATCAGGGCAAACTACCCAGCACATCATGCAATTCTTGCAAGCATCTTTTTTCCAAACAGGGCGCTTTGATCTCCAGCCACCTGTGACATATTCTTTAGCTGTGCCTGCATTGCACACATATCCTTGAGGAATTTCTTCCGGACGCCACTCGTCGAAAGTTTCAAGATTTGGCATCTGCATTATTCTTGCACCTCCTCATATGCACGATCAACACTTGTTAAATTAGCATCAATGATTTCCTGCGTAAATTTCTTACCGAATGTTGTCTTGAGATGTTCTTTAATCCCATCAAGAGAAACCACACCAGTCACCTTAGCCAAAGCTCCGCAAATTGGGGTGTTTGGGATGTCTCTCTTAATAGTTGAAAGAGCAATGTCGGAAGCGTTAACGGCAGCCACTTTTACACTCTCAGGAGCATTTAGCTTCTTTCTGGCATCAGCAACGGTCATTGCAGTGTTCAAAATAACAACTCCGTCGTCCTTGATGCCTTCCAAAACATCAACAATATCAAGAAGTGTTTCGTCCAAAACAACAACGATGTCTGGGGTTTTGATTGAATTGTGTACTTCGATTGGTTGATCAGAAACACGAGTGTAGGCCTTCAAAGGAGCACCTGTGCGCTCTGGACCATACTCAGGCATTGCTTGGATGTAGGCACCAGCTGAAAGCGCAGTGTCTGCAATGAGTTTTGCAGCAGTAACAGCACCTTGGCCAGCACGAGCATGCCATCTGATTTCTGTCATCTTTGCCATACTTCCCCTTTCTTTGTAAATTGACAATTATCAATTCTATGTTCTTAAAGACGAACAAAAAAACCTCGCCGTGACTTTTTCGGTCAACGACGAGGCTATCTAGGAGTATATCGAATAACCTGCTGTGACTAAACCCAGCTGATATATTCGCAAAAAAGAGTTAGCGCCTACTTGTGGCAGAAATCCTTTGCAGGACAACCACCGCAACTTCCGCAATCGCAGAGTGCGCTTTTGCCTTGGCGCTTTTTGTCAACCATTCTCCAAATAATGATTGCAACTATTAGAACAAGCAGAACAACAACACCAGTAAAGTCAAATTGACCAAGAATAATGTTGCCAATCTGATTAATTAGAGTACCAACGAGGTAGGCAAATCCACATTGATAGCCAATGGCGAACCAGAACCAACGTGCGCTGTTCATTTCGCGCTTGATTGCACCCATTGCAGCGAAGCAAGGTGCGCACAGCAAGTTGAAGAACAAGAATGCAAGTGCTGCAGGTGCCGCCATAGCGCGGAAGAACTCGCTCACGCCAATGCTGCCACCATAAATAACAGACATTGTTGAAACGAGGTTTTCCTTCGCAACAAGACCTGTTAGGCATGTGACAGTTGTTTGCCATTCGCCAAATCCAAGTGGGGCAAAAATCCAGCAGAGAGCATTGCCGATTGCGGCAAGTATTGAAGAATCAATTTGATCTTCTTCAAGCATTCCGAATGAGCCTTCTGCAAAACCAAAGTTCTGAAGGAACCAAATCACAATAGTTGAAAGGAGAATGATGGTTCCAGCTTTTTTAATGAAGGCCCATGCACGGTCCCACATTGTTTTCAAAACAGAAGTGAGTTTTGGAAGATGATATTGTGGAAGCTCCATGATAAACGGTGATGACTCTCCCTTGAAGCGGTTTAACCTTTGGAGGAAAAGTCCACTAATCAAGATTGCGAAGATGCCACCGAAGTAGGCTGCAGTTGTGATTACTGCCGCATACTCACCGCCCATGACTGCGCCCGCAATGAGAGCGATGATTGGCAACTTAGCAGAACAAGGAATCATCGTTGTGGTCATGACAGTAATTCGACGTTCCTTCGGCTCCTCAATTGTGCGCGTTGACATAATCGCAGGCACGCCACAACCTGTTGAGATGAGCATTGGGATTATGCTTTTGCCTGAGAGTCCAAAGCGTCTAAACAATCTGTCAAGCACGAATGCAACACGCGCCATATATCCGCATTCTTCAATAAATGCAAGGCAGATGAACAATACCATCAACTGTGGAACAAATCCGAGTACCGCACCAACACCACCAATAATGCCATCAACTATCAAGCCCTGTAACCATGATGGCGATTCAAGACTCTCGAGCCAATCACTTGCAGCATTAGTTAAAGAAGGAATAAAACCATCATAATCTGCAGGGTCAGGTTCGTCAGCCTGAGCAAGGACAGCTTCCTCAAAGTCCGAAGAAGTAACCTCAATCTTGTCTCCAGTTGGGACATCGTCTTCATACAAGTCAACATCTCTTGCCGTGAAAGACGCATTAGCGGTCACAAAATCATCAAGCGTTTTATTAGCGTCAGCGTCTTCTGGATCTTCTGCTAATGCATCAACCGCACCTGAGACTTCTTCAGTGTCAATGCCTTTAGCCTCAGCCGCAGCGAGATATCCACTGATCTTATCAGCATAATTTCCTTCTGCATACTCATCAGCAGCCTCTTCATAGGCCTGCTGGCTTTCGCTGTTTACAAAAAAACCATCGCCAAAAAGGTTATCGTTTACCCAGTCGGTTGCTGGCTGACCAACCCAAACCATCGCGATGTTAAAAATCAAGAACATCACAAGGGCAAAAATTGGAAGTCCCAAGACTCTGTTCGTGACTACACTGTCGATTTTTTCGGAAATCGGCTTCTTTGGCTTTTCTGGTGCTTTTTTACACTCTTTAACGATTGGAACAATGTAGTCATATCTTGCATTAGTGATGATTGTTTCCGCATCATCCCCAAGTTCTTGCTCAGCAGCTTCAATGTCATGCTGCACATGCTCACGATCTTCTTGTGAAACGCCAATCTTATCAAGGATTTTTTGGTCGCCCTCAAAGATTTTAATTGCATACCATTTTTGAATCGACTCTGGGAAATCATGCAAAACGCGCTCTTCAATGTGCGCCAGAGCGTGTTCTACACAACCCGCATAGCTATGACACGGAGCTCTGTCGCCCTTCCTTGCAGCTTCAATTGCCAGTTCAGCGGCTTCCTGCACATTTTCGCCTTTTGCAGCTGAAATCTCAACTACTGAGCAGCCTAATTTTTCCCCGAGTAGTTTCGTGTTAAGAGTAACGCCGCTTTTGCGAACAACGTCCATCATGTTAATAGCAACCACAACCGGGATGCCAAGCTCGATTAGTTGTGTAGTGAGATAGAGATTCCTCTCAATGTTAGAGCCGTCTACAATGTTCAGAATTACATCTGGACGTTCATCAAGAAGGAAATTTCTAGCAACAACTTCTTCCTGAGTGTAGGGGGACAAGGAATATATTCCTGGAAGGTCAGTGATGCGAACGTCTTTGTGGCCTTTAATGAATCCATGTTTCTTTTCAACAGTTACACCAGGCCAATTGCCTACATATTGGTTAGCGCCTGTGAGAGCATTAAAAAGAGTCGTTTTGCCACTGTTAGGATTGCCAGCAAGTGCGATTGACATGCCCATTATTGCACCTCAATCATTTCTGCATCTTTGCGACGCAAACTCAAATGATAATCCCTCAACTCGATTTCCATAGGGTCTCCTAGCGGAGCAACCTTAACAACCTTGAGTGCAGTGCCACGAGTGATGCCCATATCCATGATTCTGCGACGAAGTGCCCCAGACCCTTGGATATTGGCAACAATGCTCACGTCACCCACCTTAGCGTCTTTCATTGTTTTCATCCAAAAACTCCCAAACATTTAATAAGCAACAAATAATTAACCTGAGAAATTAACTGTTAGCAATAGCTAACATAAATTACCGATACCTATGTTAGCACATGCGAACTCAAATTAGCGAAAACTTTTTAAATCTCTGAATTTTTAAGGAATCAGCCAACATAAATCCAAGTTAGGCACCCCATTTGCATTAGTGCCAGGCATAAAAGTTATGACATTTAGGCAAGTTTTGCAGGGTACAACAATAGTATTTACGTTAATTAAAGCTAAATTGGTGCCATACATAAATTCAAGGAAGAAACTAAATGTGACAAAGGTGTGTTAATCCCCACGAACAAGCTATCAATTCATACAACAAATACACCCGGGAAACACACTTGGTAAAGTTCCTTCTTCACAAATTGGAATTGACTTTGTGCCGAATACAAACTCACCTGAGGAATAAGTTTGGTAAAAGTGTCTGCTAGGGCCACTTTTTAAAGGAGTTAAAAATAAATTAAAGGTGCTAGCTACTTTTCTCAAGCACATGCGAAAGAGTTTTTTTTAATTCTGCGACAGTAGAAACAAACTGAATTTCTGAGAGACGCGAAGGCGTTGAAAAGCCTTTTTCTATCATCTCATCAAGAAGTGTTCGCAGAGGATCATAATAGCCGTCGAGATTGAGGATGAAGCATGGCTTGTGCAGGCGATGAAGCGAACACAGCGACATGATTTCTGAAATCTCTTCAAGTGTTCCAGTTCCTCCTGGGAGAGCAACATAGGCGTCACCCTTTTGTAACATTAGAGCTTTTCGCTGTTGCATGTTCTCTGTCACAATCAAATCAGATACTTCCTCGAACTGCAAATCTTGGTCAATAAAGAAATGAGGCTCAACTCCAGTTACATGTGCACCGTGATCAAGTGCACTTTTTGCAACGGCGCCCATGAGCCCGACTTTCGAGCCGCCATAAATTAAAGAGTGACCATTGTCTCCAATCCAAGCGCCAAATTCTTCGGCAGCTTTTTTATAATTAGGGTCGTTCCCAAAGGAAGCACCCAAATAAACAGTAATGTTCATGTTCTCTCCAAATAAAAAGAAGTCAATCGCTTTCATGAAATGCCACGTGCAGAATAGATGAGAAATAACTTGCCGCACAAGAGGCATTGTATTGACTCTCAAACCTTAAATAATTATATAAAACGCGACTGCCCAGCAATCTTGTTAAGCTTTAAAAGAGAAATGCTTTATTGGCGGCGAAGTAAATAATAGTTTCCAAATTCGGAAACAACCGTTCATTAGGAAGTCTTCCACTTTTTTATACATAAAAACGTTTGGATTATTTTGAGGAAAACCTCAAGTTGTGTTTCCCACAGACAATCACCAGCAATCGTTCTCCGTTCGAAACATTGCTAAGGGAGAAATCACTCGAGAAGGTACAAAATTTCTTCAGCAATTCAAAACACTTAAGCCGTAACTTTTGCATCTATCATGACTAGCTAGATGCAAATAAAAAGAGGGCATTTAAACTCAAACGCCCTCATAAAAAATTGCGTGACCAAGACGACTATTAACTAGTAGAGTTTTGCACCTGCAGGAATGTGATTATCAACAATCAAAAGGTGAAGTTTCTCAGCACCCTCTTCTTCATGTACAGCCGAGATCAACATTCCTTCTGAGGCAATGCCCATCATCTTTCGCGACGGCAGGTTCACTATCGCAATTGCAGTTTTGCCAATTAGCTGTTCAGGCTCATAATAATCATGAATTCCACTCAGGATAGTGCGATCTTTTCTTTCACCATCATCAAGCGTGAACTTCAAAAGTTTTTTCGACTTTGGAACTGCTTCACAATCCAAAATTTTTACTGCACGAAAATCAGACTTTGAAAACGTATCGAAGTCCACCATTTCCTCAAACAGAGGCTCTACTTTTACTTTAGAAAAATCAATTGTTTCAGGTTCAACCACGCTTTCAACAGCGACTTTCTGAGCTGAGTCTGCCTTTTTAGTAAAGTCAGCAGATGGTTTCATTGCCGGGAACAAAAGAACATCACGGATGGAAGCGGAATCGGTCAACAGCATCACAAGACGATCAATTCCTATGCCGCAACCACCAGTTGGTGGCAATCCATATTCAAGTGCACGAATGTAGTCGGCGTCAAATCCCATTGCTTCATCGTCACCCATGTCCTTTGCAGCGACTTGAGCTCGGAAACGTTCTGCCTGATCAATTGGATCATTTAATTCGGTGAACGCATTTGCATATTCATGACCACAAATAAACAACTCAAAGCGCTGGGTAAGCTCTGGGTTATCGGGGCATTTCATTGCGAGCGGAGAAACCTCAAGTGGATGCTCCGTGACAAATGTAGGTTGAATCAGCTTCTCTTCTGCAACTGCCTCAAAGATTTCCGCCAAAATTTTGCCTTTACCCCAAGCGGCCTGAACATCAACACCATTGTTCTTCGCTATAGAAGCAAGCTCCTCGCGACTGCGGTTGATGTTTACATCTTCACCTGAATATTTAGAAGCAAGTTCACTCATTGTGGCAACTGCAAAATCTCCAGAAAGATCAATGTCGGTTCCCTGGTAATTAATTTGCAAGGTGCCATTTGCCGCCATACAAGCGTCCTGGATTAACGCTTGAGTAATCTCAATCATTCCATTGAGGTCAGAAAATGCTTCGTAGAACTCAATCGTTGTAAATTCTGGATTGTGATAGGGGTCCATGCCTTCGTTTCTAAACTGGCGACCCAATTCATAAACACGATCCATTCCACCAACAATGAGACGTTTCAAAGGCAACTCAGTTGCAATGCGCAAATAGAAATCAATATCTAACGCATTGAAGTGAGTTATGAACGGTTTGGCATTTGCACCACCAAGAATCTGGTGCAAAAAAGGAGTCTCTACCTCGTGATAGCCACGATTATCCATAAAGCGGCGAATCGCTGAGACTATCTCAGAGCGTTTAACAAAAGTATCTTTTACCTCAGGATTCATGATGAGGTCAACGTAACGCTGACGATATCGCGTCTCCTTGTCAGTGAGACCATGGAACTTTTCTGGCAAAGGACGAAGAGACTTGCTCATCAATTCAAACGACGATACGCAAATCGAAACTTCTCCGCGCTTTGTTTTCATCATGGTGCCTGTGACCGCAATCCAGTCACCGACATCAAGTTCTTTCATCTTTGCAAATTGCTCGTCGCCAAGGTTGTTGATTCTACAGAAAATTTGCATTTTTGCAGTGCTGTCCATTACCTCCATAAAGGCAACCTTGCCTTGGCCACGCTTTGCCATTAAACGCCCTGCGATGGAAACTTCATCCTCTGTGAGTTCGCCATCTTCAAGACCAGCATATTTTTCCAAAAGCTCACCAACGTAATCGCTTGGAGAAAAAGCATGACCATAGGGATTTTCGCCAGCGTCAATCATTGCTTGACGCTTGTTTTTGCGCACTTGGACTGGGTCGTCCTCTGCAACTAGTTTGTTTAGTGTTTCTTCAGCCATATCACCAATAACTATTTAAATGACAAAATTTTTATTTGAGTTTCGCGGCCGTTTGGCCCAACTGCTATTACTGTGTCACCTTTTTTAGATCCAAGAAGAGCCTGTCCAACAGGGCTTAAATTAGAAATCTTGCCAGCAGCGACGTTGCTTTCTGCTCCACCCACAATTGTAAAAACACGCTCAGCACCGTTCATTTCAACTGTGACGGTGTTGCCAATGTTTATTTTAGAGCCCTTTTTTGCAGCAGAAATAATCGTTGCTTCCTGCAAAATGCGATTTATCTCAACAATTCTGCCTTCCATCATCGCTTGCTCATTTTTCGCATCGTCATACTCAGAATTTTCTGAAATGTCACCAAACTCGCGTGCAACCTTAATGCGCTCTCCAACCTCGGCACGTTTCTCAGTTTCGAGATAATGAAGTTCATCAAGAAGGTCTTGTTTTCCTTCTTCCGTAAGAATAATTTCTGAATCAGTCATTTTTTCTCCTCGTTTTATTTGCCCTAACTGGGCTAATCCTTAACTGAATTATTGTGTCATTAGTTCTGCGAAATACATCACTTTAAAAAGCATTTGGCAAGATCTGCTATTTCTTAACGACTACTCTTTTTACCTTTTTCTTAGGTTCTTCATCGTCAGCATCTGCTTCCTCAGCTGCTTCTGGTTCATCGTCATTCTCGATGTCTTCGTCATCTTCAACCTCAACAACTTTCACCTTTTTCTTAGGTTTTGAAGTAGACTCAACCTCTTCCTCTTCAGCTGCTTCTTCTTTGCCCTCGTTCAAGCCATCTTTTAGGTTCTTAACTGTTTTTCCAAGAGAGCTTCCAATTTTAGGAAGATTCTTTGCAAATTTTGCGCCAAACAAAACAAGAACAATAATAAGAATAACGATTAGTTCTGGAGTTCCAAGACCAAAAATTTTCATTTCAATAACCCTTCGTACAGCGTTTTATTAACGCCTTGCAGACGTATAATTAACCGTTAGATAATATCACACACGCGCAGGCAAAGGGAGATTTCAAAGCTCATGAATAAAGAGTCAATTTCCACGATGAATTTAAGTGCAGGCGCGAAATTTTGCATCGACACACTTGAAAATGCGGGCTTTGAAGCGTGGGTGGTCGGAGGCTGTGTCCGTGATTCTATTCTTGGCTATGCTCCACACGATTACGACATAGCAACAGACGCCAAGCCAAATGAAACAGAAGCTGTTTTTAGCAAAGCGGGTCTAAAGACATTCGATGTCGGAAAGAAGCACGGCACTATCTCTGTTCTATTTGAAAGCTCTTTAGATGAATGTGGCGCAGATACTTGTGTCAGGCCTGAAGCTTTCATGAAAGATGTCAAAGCAAAAAAAGAAACTCCACACCATCAAAATGAAACCTCAGCTCATCAAAAACAAGAAACGATTGAGATTACAACCTATCGCGTTGAAGGGAAATATTTCGACGCACGCCACCCCGACTCTGTCGAGTTCGTGCGCTCAATCAAAGAAGACCTGAAACGCCGAGACTTTACTATGAATGCAATCGCATTCAACCCTCGACTCGGCTTTTTTGATCCACTTGGAGGGATGAAAGACATAAAGGCAAAAGTCATTCGTTGCGTTGGAGATCCAAAGAAGCGCTTTAAAGACGACGCGTTGAGAATGCTCAGGGCATGTCGCTTTAAAAGCCAGTTAGGTTTCATCATCGAAGAACAAACATGGGCTGAAGCCGTTCGTCAAAAGGCAGGGATTCTTTCAATTTCGAACGAAAGAACAACTTCTGAAATCAACAAACTGCTTCAAGGCGAACATGTTCTTGAGGCACTAATTTCGTGTCCCGACGTTTTAGAAGTCGCTCTTCCGGAAATCACTGCATGCAGAGGGTTTGATCAACAGACAAAATATCACGCATTCGACGTTTGGGTCCACATCGCCCACGTCGTCGCCCACGTAAAAAACACGCAACTTTTGCGCTGGGCAGCACTTTGCCACGACATCGGCAAACCGTCCACATTCTTTCTCGATGAAAACAAACAAGGACACTTCTACGGACATGCTGTTCAGAGTGCAACCTTAACAAAAAACGTAATGAGCCGAATGTGCCTTGACAAAAAGACAAAGCAGCAAGTCATAACCCTTGTCGAACGTCACAACGACACGCTTTCCCCTGAGAAACAAAATATCACACGAACAATTAGGCTAATGGGTGGCAACGTGTGGCTCTTTCGGCAACTATTGCAACTCAAGCGTGCCGACTCTTTAGGGCATGCCTCACAATATCAACGAGAAACAAGTGTTTACGACGAAATAGAAAAATCACTCGACGATTTGCTTGCTGACGGGTATGTTTTCAACGTGCGAGATCTTGAAATCTCTGGCAAAGACTTGTTAGCGCTAGGCATGGATGAAGGTCCACGAATAAAAGAAAAACTAGGAGTCGCCCTTGAATGGGTGCAAACTGGAGTCTGCAATAACAAAAAAGATGAACTCATAGCTCAAATGGAAAAGCACCTTACAAGAAACTTAAATCCTTTATGAGTTAGCAAGCTTGACTTAACCCAGGGTTAAAGGCACAAAATACGAAATCAATTTTTTATTAAAACACATGCGACAAAGGCACTTAAACGCACTCAATCGCCGAAATATATGGCAGAATTTATGCAAAGTAACTAGGAGGAAAGATGTCAATCACGACAGACGAAATTCAAGATTTATTCATGAACCAAATTGACTGTGGAAGTGTTGTAGCTTCACAATTTTCTGATGAAACAAATAGGTCAGCATCTGACCTAATGAAGGCATGCAGTGGATTCGGTGGTGGTTTATTCTGCGGCGAGACCTGTGGTGCTATTGCTGCGGCTAACGTGGTCATAGGATTAAAATATGGAATCGACACTCCTGGCGATGAAGAAGGCAAGACGGAACTTATCAAGAAAGTGAGTGAATTCAACGCAAGAATGCACGAGAAATATCCCAGCTTTTTGTGCACTAATCTTTTGGGGTCTGATCTTGCGACAGCTGCAGAGTCAGGAAAAATGATGCAGTTCTGTCCCAATTTCTGCAAAGAAGTAATCGACGTCTTAAAAGAAATAATCTAGATTGATGGCAACTGATTTGTGCTTTTTTACAACTTACACAAAACTAAACATAATTAATGAATTTTTTCGCATTGAGCAACCATAAAAATAGATTTGAGCTGCTTTATGCGTGGCGCACGTGCATAACACCAAGCAATGTGCTTTTATAGAATGTATTAAGGAGAGAAGAAATGGCAAAAGCAGACACAGCAGAAGAATTATTTCGCGAAGGGTTTAACTGCTGCCAATCAGTCTACTGTGCATTTGCAGAAGAAATGGGATTAACACCTGCCGAGGCTGCAAAGAAATCTAGTCCCTTTGGAGCAGGGTTCGGGAAGCTTCGGGAAGTGTGCGGTGCTGTCACTGGAATGGTCATGGTCTTAGGAGAAATGGAGGGCTACAGCGACCCAAAAGACTCTCAAGGCAAAAAGGAGTTATATGAGAAGGTGCGTCAACTCTGCAATCAATTTGAAGAATCAGAGGGAAGCATCATTTGCAGAGAACTCTTAGGGCTCAAAAAGGGTGAGGAGCTAGAAGAGCCAGCAATTAGGCCAGCCAATTATTATGAGACTCGCCCTTGTTTAAAAGCTTGTCGTCGTGCGGCAGAAATTTTGGAATGCCACCTAATTAAAAATGCGCTCTAAAAAAGATTATCGAATGTCTCTGTATGCCGCAGCGATTTCCTCTATGGGAACGCCGTCGCGATAGGCTTTACGCAGGCGGTTCATCTGCCACATAACTTTTAGCTTTCCCCCTTCATGATAGCGACGACTCGATGTCTCTATCAGCCCCTTTGCAACACCAATTTTTTCCCCTCGTTGTTTTAAGGTGAGTGAAAGCTGGTAGTCCTCCATTATTGGCAAATCTGGAAAGCCACCAATCTCGAAGAAAAGATCTTTTTTAATGAAGATTCCTTGATCTCCGAATACTACCTTTCGGTCATAAATCCTATTATTCGAAATTATTTGACAGATTTTCATAAGAGGATCAGAGTCGTCAAACTTCACTCCAAAACATCCCCAGTTGGCTTTCTTCAAAGTTTTACGAACTTGCTCAACAAGGCTTTTTGGAGGACGGCAGTCGCAATGCAAAAACATGAGAATATCACCCTTTGCAAGCCTGGCAGCCTCATTCATCTGTTTAGCTCGTCCTTTTTCAGTTCGAATTAATCGCGCGTTAATAGGCAGGTTTTCCTGCAGATAGCCGACAGTTCCGTCGCTAGACCCTCCATCAGCAAAAATAATTTCGGCTTTCTCAGCTATTGGACCAACGCTTTCCAAAAAAGTAGAAATTGTAGAAA
This portion of the Phoenicibacter congonensis genome encodes:
- the lysS gene encoding lysine--tRNA ligase, whose amino-acid sequence is MAEETLNKLVAEDDPVQVRKNKRQAMIDAGENPYGHAFSPSDYVGELLEKYAGLEDGELTEDEVSIAGRLMAKRGQGKVAFMEVMDSTAKMQIFCRINNLGDEQFAKMKELDVGDWIAVTGTMMKTKRGEVSICVSSFELMSKSLRPLPEKFHGLTDKETRYRQRYVDLIMNPEVKDTFVKRSEIVSAIRRFMDNRGYHEVETPFLHQILGGANAKPFITHFNALDIDFYLRIATELPLKRLIVGGMDRVYELGRQFRNEGMDPYHNPEFTTIEFYEAFSDLNGMIEITQALIQDACMAANGTLQINYQGTDIDLSGDFAVATMSELASKYSGEDVNINRSREELASIAKNNGVDVQAAWGKGKILAEIFEAVAEEKLIQPTFVTEHPLEVSPLAMKCPDNPELTQRFELFICGHEYANAFTELNDPIDQAERFRAQVAAKDMGDDEAMGFDADYIRALEYGLPPTGGCGIGIDRLVMLLTDSASIRDVLLFPAMKPSADFTKKADSAQKVAVESVVEPETIDFSKVKVEPLFEEMVDFDTFSKSDFRAVKILDCEAVPKSKKLLKFTLDDGERKDRTILSGIHDYYEPEQLIGKTAIAIVNLPSRKMMGIASEGMLISAVHEEEGAEKLHLLIVDNHIPAGAKLY
- the greA gene encoding transcription elongation factor GreA, producing MTDSEIILTEEGKQDLLDELHYLETEKRAEVGERIKVAREFGDISENSEYDDAKNEQAMMEGRIVEINRILQEATIISAAKKGSKINIGNTVTVEMNGAERVFTIVGGAESNVAAGKISNLSPVGQALLGSKKGDTVIAVGPNGRETQIKILSFK
- a CDS encoding twin-arginine translocase TatA/TatE family subunit codes for the protein MKIFGLGTPELIVILIIVLVLFGAKFAKNLPKIGSSLGKTVKNLKDGLNEGKEEAAEEEEVESTSKPKKKVKVVEVEDDEDIENDDEPEAAEEADADDEEPKKKVKRVVVKK
- a CDS encoding CCA tRNA nucleotidyltransferase; translation: MNKESISTMNLSAGAKFCIDTLENAGFEAWVVGGCVRDSILGYAPHDYDIATDAKPNETEAVFSKAGLKTFDVGKKHGTISVLFESSLDECGADTCVRPEAFMKDVKAKKETPHHQNETSAHQKQETIEITTYRVEGKYFDARHPDSVEFVRSIKEDLKRRDFTMNAIAFNPRLGFFDPLGGMKDIKAKVIRCVGDPKKRFKDDALRMLRACRFKSQLGFIIEEQTWAEAVRQKAGILSISNERTTSEINKLLQGEHVLEALISCPDVLEVALPEITACRGFDQQTKYHAFDVWVHIAHVVAHVKNTQLLRWAALCHDIGKPSTFFLDENKQGHFYGHAVQSATLTKNVMSRMCLDKKTKQQVITLVERHNDTLSPEKQNITRTIRLMGGNVWLFRQLLQLKRADSLGHASQYQRETSVYDEIEKSLDDLLADGYVFNVRDLEISGKDLLALGMDEGPRIKEKLGVALEWVQTGVCNNKKDELIAQMEKHLTRNLNPL
- a CDS encoding C-GCAxxG-C-C family protein; the protein is MSITTDEIQDLFMNQIDCGSVVASQFSDETNRSASDLMKACSGFGGGLFCGETCGAIAAANVVIGLKYGIDTPGDEEGKTELIKKVSEFNARMHEKYPSFLCTNLLGSDLATAAESGKMMQFCPNFCKEVIDVLKEII
- a CDS encoding C-GCAxxG-C-C family protein, producing MAKADTAEELFREGFNCCQSVYCAFAEEMGLTPAEAAKKSSPFGAGFGKLREVCGAVTGMVMVLGEMEGYSDPKDSQGKKELYEKVRQLCNQFEESEGSIICRELLGLKKGEELEEPAIRPANYYETRPCLKACRRAAEILECHLIKNAL